The sequence GTGTTTGTGGACTGTTTGCAATAATTTTGGTGTTAACTGTTCTAACATTAATCCCATTGAAACATTCACTTGTTTCATTTTTTGCATTTCTTCATAGCTTAAAACTCCCGCATTTGTATGAGGTAAAAATCCCATTGATAAAGCTAAATTGCATAAATCATAAATTAGGTTAAACCATTGTTCGCGACGTGGTGAATTTGGATGAACTTCTCCACTGAGGATTAAGATTTCACAAACATTTTGCTTTTGCAGTCTTTGAAAAATATCTTTTGCTGCTGATAAAGATATCCAATTGCTACTTCCTGGTTCGGCGCGGAAATTGCAGTAAGTACATCTATTAAAGCATTCATAAGTCGGAACAATTGTGTATGCAGGGCTATAAGTAACTATGCGGTAATTTTGTAATGCCATTTTATTTCATTTTTAAAAAAATCCGAATCTATAATCTATACTGCAATATTTTTATTTTGAATACAAATTAATTCAATAAAAAAGGTACCCGTTTGGGTACTTCGTCTTCAGGATAGTTTTTTTTAAAATAGGTACAACAGCAAATTGAAGCTAAACATAAAATCGAATGACCGTGGAATATTAATTTTATTACAGGATAACTTACATTATGGAGAAGGGAAATCTCGGTTTTATTTTAAAGATGGCTCAAACGATAAATCCTCAGATTTATCCAGGACGAGAATTAAAAATAAATTTAGAAGAACTACGTCAACTTTCGGAAGGTACTTTAGGTAGAGAGCTAGCCTATTTTTTAGATAAAAATGGTTTTGAACCTCTAAACTCTGGAGATTGGATACAGCGAACTCATGATGTTTGGCACGTTGTAACCGGGCTTTCTCCATCTAAAAACGATGAATTCATATTGCAAGCTTTTACTCGTTCTCAAGTTTTCCGCCCATCTAGTGCCATTCTTGTCTTAGCTGGTTTACTAACACACAAATGTAATTTACAAGAAATTACTCAAGTTCTCAAAAATGGTAAAATGGCCAACAAACTCGTTGATTGGGATATTGAATCAGATTGGGCTACTCCTTTAGCTGAAGTCAGAAAAAAGTTAGGCGTAATACCTTTGAAAAGTTAGGAGTTAGGAATTAAAAACTTGGTTTTTATCAATTTTTTTTCCATGCCCAATGTTCAATTGATGATGCTAATCAATAAATGCTTCCTGCTGTTTAGCATAAATATTCTTCAGGTGCTTTTTAACTGTATTGATAGTAATATAAAGTTCCTCAGCAATTTCCTGGTAAGAATAATTAGCCCGACGCAACAGCCAAACATCAGTTTCCCGTTCGGTTAAACCGTATTTTTTCGCTTCTGAAATCGCTATACTTTGATTTGTCTGTTCGCGGTCTTCTAAAGTAACTATTATGTAATCATTATTACTTCCGTTTGCTTGCAGCCAGCGAACGCGAACCCGTATTGTCAGCAACGATCTAGTCTTGATTTCTGACTCTAGCGATATCTTTTGGTTGGGAAATAATTGACGGCTTTCGATTAAAGAATCGCAAATACGCCGAATTTCTGCGGGTATTTCACCTTTATGTATATTTTGGCTTAATTTCTCACAAATATAGCCTGCGCGTTCGTTGGCATGAACTAATTCACCTTTTGCTGTAATTACAAAAATTCCGTCCACAAAGCTTTCAATCACAGCTTGCATCAGATGAAGTTGAGATGCAGGCTGTGTTTTGCTATATTTAGATTTACTACCGTAAAATATACTTCTATTGGTAGATGCGAGTTTTTGATATTGTTCTAATACTGAAACATTCATTGTTTATCTCCTTAA comes from Rivularia sp. PCC 7116 and encodes:
- a CDS encoding helix-turn-helix transcriptional regulator; amino-acid sequence: MNVSVLEQYQKLASTNRSIFYGSKSKYSKTQPASQLHLMQAVIESFVDGIFVITAKGELVHANERAGYICEKLSQNIHKGEIPAEIRRICDSLIESRQLFPNQKISLESEIKTRSLLTIRVRVRWLQANGSNNDYIIVTLEDREQTNQSIAISEAKKYGLTERETDVWLLRRANYSYQEIAEELYITINTVKKHLKNIYAKQQEAFID
- a CDS encoding Coq4 family protein, with translation MEKGNLGFILKMAQTINPQIYPGRELKINLEELRQLSEGTLGRELAYFLDKNGFEPLNSGDWIQRTHDVWHVVTGLSPSKNDEFILQAFTRSQVFRPSSAILVLAGLLTHKCNLQEITQVLKNGKMANKLVDWDIESDWATPLAEVRKKLGVIPLKS